A single region of the Ancylobacter novellus DSM 506 genome encodes:
- a CDS encoding BolA family protein yields the protein MAMEAAEIERLIREGLPGASVEIRDLAGDGNHYAATVVSESFRGKSRVQQHQMVYAALKGQMGGILHALALQTNVPD from the coding sequence ATGGCGATGGAAGCGGCCGAGATCGAGCGGCTGATCAGGGAGGGCCTGCCGGGCGCCTCCGTGGAGATCCGCGACCTTGCCGGCGACGGCAACCACTACGCCGCCACCGTCGTCTCGGAGAGCTTCCGCGGCAAGAGCCGGGTGCAGCAGCACCAGATGGTCTACGCGGCGCTGAAGGGCCAGATGGGCGGCATATTGCATGCCCTGGCGCTTCAGACCAATGTACCCGACTGA